From a region of the Flavobacterium sediminilitoris genome:
- the gldA gene encoding gliding motility-associated ABC transporter ATP-binding subunit GldA: protein MSIEVQNISKNYGTQKALDTISFSIKKGEIVGFLGPNGAGKSTLMKILTTYLIPDSGTASVNNFDIETATKSVQQSVGYLPEHNPLYLDLYIREYLSFNADVYKVKKSRIEEVIQLTGLTPESNKKIGQLSKGYRQRVGLACALLHDPEVLILDEPTTGLDPNQLVEIRELIKNIGKDKTVFLSTHIMQEVEAICNRVIIINNGKIVEDKNLKTLVKEQTKQVIEVEFDKTISIEDFKIFSELVSVISLNETNFELTFESEKDMRSKIFDFAQDKQLKILQLNLKNKNLEQIFREKTSKK from the coding sequence ATGTCAATAGAAGTTCAAAACATCTCTAAAAACTATGGCACTCAAAAAGCACTAGACACTATTTCTTTTTCAATAAAGAAAGGAGAAATTGTTGGTTTTCTTGGTCCAAATGGCGCCGGAAAATCTACATTAATGAAAATTTTAACTACCTATTTAATTCCAGATTCTGGAACAGCATCTGTAAACAATTTTGATATAGAGACTGCTACAAAATCGGTTCAACAATCTGTTGGTTATTTACCTGAACATAATCCATTATACTTAGATTTATATATTAGAGAATACTTGTCTTTCAATGCTGATGTTTATAAAGTAAAGAAATCTAGAATTGAAGAAGTCATACAACTAACTGGATTAACCCCTGAAAGTAATAAAAAAATAGGTCAACTATCGAAAGGATATAGACAGCGTGTTGGTTTAGCTTGTGCTTTATTACATGATCCCGAAGTATTAATTTTAGACGAACCTACGACTGGACTAGATCCAAATCAATTAGTTGAAATAAGAGAATTAATAAAAAACATAGGCAAAGACAAAACTGTTTTTTTATCAACTCATATTATGCAAGAGGTTGAAGCTATTTGCAATAGAGTTATTATCATTAATAACGGAAAAATAGTTGAAGACAAAAATTTAAAAACTCTTGTAAAGGAACAAACAAAACAAGTAATTGAAGTAGAATTTGATAAAACTATATCTATTGAAGATTTTAAAATATTCTCAGAGTTAGTTTCTGTAATTAGTTTAAATGAAACAAATTTTGAATTAACATTTGAATCTGAAAAAGACATGAGATCTAAAATATTTGATTTTGCTCAAGACAAGCAATTAAAAATTCTTCAATTAAATTTGAAAAACAAAAACTTAGAACAAATATTTAGAGAGAAAACATCTAAAAAATAA
- a CDS encoding homocysteine S-methyltransferase family protein, giving the protein MSKINQAIKERILILDGAMGTMLQRYNFSEEDFRGERFKDFPHPLKGNNDLLSITQPEAVKEVHRLYFQAGADIVETNTFSGTTIGMADYHLEDLVYELNYESAKIARQVADEFTDKSRFVAGSIGPTNRTASMSPDVNDPGYRAITFDELRIAYKQQVEALIDGGSDLLLVETIFDTLNAKAALFAIEEVKEERGIDIPIMVSGTITDASGRTLSGQTVEGFLISIEHIPLLSVGFNCALGADQLKPYLKRLAHNTQLNISAHPNAGLPNAFGEYDQTPEEMQALIKEYLQDGLVNIIGGCCGTTPEHIKLIADVAAEFKPRKIEVEA; this is encoded by the coding sequence ATGTCAAAAATTAACCAAGCAATAAAAGAAAGAATTCTCATTCTAGATGGAGCAATGGGAACAATGCTTCAACGTTATAATTTTTCTGAAGAAGATTTTAGAGGAGAACGATTCAAAGATTTTCCACATCCATTAAAAGGAAATAATGACTTATTGTCAATTACGCAACCAGAAGCGGTAAAAGAAGTTCATAGACTATATTTTCAAGCAGGAGCAGATATTGTAGAAACAAATACTTTTTCAGGGACTACAATAGGGATGGCAGATTATCATTTGGAAGATCTAGTGTATGAGCTTAATTATGAATCAGCAAAAATAGCACGTCAAGTTGCAGATGAGTTTACAGATAAATCACGTTTTGTTGCAGGTTCAATAGGACCTACAAACAGAACAGCAAGTATGAGTCCAGATGTTAATGATCCAGGATATAGAGCGATTACGTTCGACGAACTAAGAATAGCATATAAACAGCAAGTTGAAGCATTGATAGATGGCGGATCAGATTTACTGTTAGTTGAAACAATTTTCGACACATTAAATGCAAAAGCAGCTTTGTTTGCAATTGAAGAAGTTAAAGAAGAAAGAGGAATAGATATTCCAATAATGGTTTCAGGAACAATAACGGATGCGTCAGGAAGAACATTATCCGGACAAACAGTAGAAGGGTTTTTAATATCAATAGAACATATTCCTTTATTGTCTGTAGGATTCAATTGTGCATTAGGAGCAGATCAATTAAAACCATATTTAAAAAGATTAGCACATAATACACAATTAAATATATCAGCTCATCCAAATGCTGGATTGCCAAATGCTTTTGGAGAATACGATCAAACACCAGAAGAAATGCAAGCTTTAATTAAAGAATATTTACAAGATGGATTAGTAAATATTATAGGAGGATGTTGTGGAACAACTCCAGAGCATATTAAGTTAATTGCAGATGTAGCGGCAGAATTTAAACCAAGAAAAATAGAAGTTGAAGCATAA
- a CDS encoding tetratricopeptide repeat protein, with translation MKKIMLILVFLFVFQVDYANTSDPLLSQAKEYSLNENYSDAIKMYKEYLNNTDDLELKNVYIEMANCFFKIDDKDSAIKYIKKAITKYGFNEEDFIYNNVLDSKLSKYALSVFYDDLDSLYQKYNATLN, from the coding sequence ATGAAAAAAATTATGCTAATTTTAGTTTTTTTATTTGTTTTTCAAGTTGATTATGCAAATACAAGTGATCCTCTTTTATCTCAAGCAAAAGAATATAGTTTGAATGAAAATTATTCTGATGCAATTAAAATGTATAAAGAATATTTGAATAATACTGATGATTTAGAACTTAAAAATGTTTATATTGAAATGGCAAATTGCTTTTTTAAAATAGATGATAAAGATTCAGCAATAAAATATATAAAAAAAGCCATCACAAAATATGGTTTTAATGAAGAAGACTTTATTTATAATAATGTTTTAGATTCTAAATTGTCAAAATATGCTTTGTCTGTTTTTTATGATGATTTAGATTCTCTTTACCAGAAATACAATGCGACTTTAAATTAA
- the metH gene encoding methionine synthase, whose translation MKEGNCKKYLKLSGLEPLIVTPETNFVNVGERTNVTGSRKFLRLIREEKYEEALDIARNQVEGGAQIIDINMDEGMLDGVYAMTKFLNLIAAEPDIARVPVMVDSSKWEIIEAGLKVIQGKGIVNSISLKEGKEAFIHHAKLIKRYGAAVIVMAFDEAGQADTYERRIEICKRSYDILVDEVNFPAEDIIFDPNIFPVATGMEEHKLNALDFFRATKWIRENLPYAGISGGVSNVSFSFRGNDKVREAMHSAFLFHAIKNGMTMGIVNPEMLEIYDEIDKNLLEHVEDVLLNRREDATERLLDLAESYIGETKSNEKVVQEWRSGTIQERLTHSLVKGIDEFIEIDVEEARKNAVKAIEVIEINLMAGMNVVGDLFGSGKMFLPQVVKSARVMKKAVAYLLPYIEAEKTGNSSSAGKVLMATVKGDVHDIGKNIVAVVLGCNNFEIIDLGVMVPPEKIIETAIRENVDIIGLSGLITPSLDEMVYLAKEMDKLNIKIPIMIGGATTSRAHTAVKIAPEYKETVVHVNDASRAVTVASNLLQKETKLNYVKTIREEYDKLRDGYLNRSRDKNYLSIEEARKNKIKIDWDNYNPVKPNFIGAKTIEVDLADLVDFIDWTPFFQSWQLFGKYPAILTDEIVGEQATNLFLDAKTMLKQIISEKWFIAKGIYGVFPANQVNDDDILVSDENGNELVKFLTLRQQSLKTVGAPNIALSDFIAPKGIGKQDYIGCFCVSTGFGVDEKAAEFEKELDDYNSILVKALGDRFAEAFAEYLHLKIRKEIWGYASDENLSNNELIKEQYNGIRPAPGYPACPDHLEKPTIWKLLNVEQEIGVILTESMAMWPASSVSGYYFANPESKYFGLGKIKEDQVVDYAKRRSISVEKATKWLNPNIAD comes from the coding sequence ATGAAAGAAGGAAACTGTAAAAAATATTTAAAACTTTCAGGATTAGAACCTTTAATTGTAACTCCAGAAACAAATTTTGTAAATGTTGGAGAGCGTACAAATGTAACAGGATCTCGTAAATTTCTTCGGTTAATAAGGGAAGAAAAATATGAAGAAGCTTTAGATATTGCTAGAAACCAAGTTGAAGGAGGAGCACAAATCATCGATATAAATATGGATGAAGGAATGCTTGATGGAGTGTATGCAATGACTAAATTTCTAAATCTTATTGCAGCAGAACCAGATATAGCACGTGTTCCTGTCATGGTGGATAGTTCAAAATGGGAAATTATTGAAGCAGGATTAAAAGTAATTCAAGGAAAAGGAATTGTAAATTCTATCTCATTAAAAGAAGGAAAAGAAGCTTTTATCCATCATGCCAAATTAATTAAAAGATATGGTGCGGCTGTAATTGTAATGGCATTTGATGAAGCAGGTCAGGCTGATACATATGAAAGGCGTATAGAAATTTGTAAAAGATCTTATGATATTTTGGTAGATGAGGTTAATTTTCCGGCAGAAGATATCATATTTGATCCTAATATTTTTCCAGTTGCAACTGGAATGGAAGAGCATAAATTGAATGCATTAGATTTTTTCAGAGCTACAAAATGGATTCGTGAAAATTTGCCTTATGCTGGAATTTCAGGCGGAGTGAGTAATGTTTCATTTTCATTTAGAGGTAATGATAAAGTAAGAGAAGCTATGCACTCTGCGTTCCTTTTTCATGCAATAAAGAATGGAATGACTATGGGAATCGTAAATCCTGAAATGTTAGAAATTTATGATGAAATAGATAAGAATTTATTAGAACATGTTGAAGATGTTTTATTAAACAGAAGAGAAGATGCTACAGAAAGACTTTTAGATTTAGCAGAAAGTTATATTGGAGAAACTAAATCTAATGAAAAAGTAGTTCAAGAATGGAGAAGTGGAACAATTCAAGAAAGGTTAACGCATTCGTTAGTAAAAGGAATAGATGAATTTATTGAAATAGATGTTGAAGAAGCAAGAAAAAATGCTGTAAAAGCAATTGAAGTTATTGAGATTAATTTAATGGCAGGAATGAATGTAGTAGGAGATTTATTTGGAAGCGGAAAAATGTTCTTGCCTCAAGTAGTTAAATCAGCTCGTGTAATGAAAAAAGCAGTTGCTTATCTTTTGCCATATATAGAAGCGGAGAAAACAGGGAATTCTTCAAGTGCTGGAAAAGTGTTAATGGCTACAGTAAAAGGAGATGTTCATGATATAGGTAAAAATATTGTAGCCGTAGTTTTAGGGTGTAATAATTTCGAAATTATCGATTTAGGAGTTATGGTTCCACCAGAAAAAATTATTGAAACTGCTATTCGTGAAAATGTAGATATAATAGGATTGAGTGGCTTAATTACACCTTCGCTAGATGAAATGGTATATTTAGCAAAGGAAATGGATAAATTGAATATAAAAATTCCTATTATGATAGGTGGAGCAACTACTTCTAGAGCACATACAGCAGTAAAAATTGCACCAGAGTATAAAGAAACAGTTGTTCATGTCAATGATGCGTCCAGAGCAGTTACGGTTGCAAGTAATTTGTTGCAAAAGGAAACTAAACTAAATTATGTAAAAACCATTAGAGAAGAATATGATAAATTAAGAGATGGTTATTTGAATAGAAGTAGAGATAAAAATTATCTTTCAATTGAAGAAGCAAGAAAAAATAAAATAAAAATAGATTGGGATAATTATAATCCTGTTAAACCTAATTTTATAGGAGCAAAAACAATAGAAGTTGATTTGGCCGATTTGGTCGATTTTATAGATTGGACGCCTTTTTTTCAGTCGTGGCAATTATTTGGAAAATATCCAGCTATTTTAACAGATGAGATAGTAGGTGAGCAAGCAACAAATTTATTTCTTGATGCAAAAACAATGTTGAAACAGATAATTTCAGAAAAATGGTTTATAGCTAAAGGAATTTATGGTGTTTTTCCAGCTAATCAAGTAAATGATGATGATATTTTAGTTTCTGATGAAAATGGAAATGAGTTAGTTAAATTTCTGACCTTGCGTCAACAGTCTCTTAAAACGGTTGGAGCACCTAATATTGCACTGTCAGACTTTATAGCTCCAAAAGGAATAGGAAAGCAAGACTATATAGGATGCTTTTGCGTGAGTACTGGCTTTGGTGTTGATGAAAAAGCAGCAGAGTTTGAAAAAGAATTAGATGATTATAATTCTATTCTAGTTAAAGCTCTTGGAGATAGGTTTGCTGAAGCATTTGCTGAATATTTACATTTAAAAATAAGAAAAGAAATTTGGGGTTATGCTTCTGATGAAAACTTATCAAATAACGAATTAATTAAAGAACAATATAACGGAATTCGCCCTGCACCAGGATATCCGGCTTGTCCAGATCATTTAGAAAAACCAACAATTTGGAAGCTATTAAATGTAGAACAAGAAATAGGTGTTATTCTTACAGAAAGTATGGCAATGTGGCCTGCATCATCAGTTTCAGGATATTATTTTGCAAATCCAGAAAGTAAATATTTTGGCTTAGGAAAAATAAAAGAAGATCAAGTAGTTGATTATGCAAAAAGAAGAAGTATAAGTGTTGAAAAAGCTACAAAATGGTTAAATCCTAATATAGCTGATTAA
- the metF gene encoding methylenetetrahydrofolate reductase [NAD(P)H], translating into MKVTEHIHNANGKSLFSFEILPPLKGQNIQSIFDGIDPLMEFNPPFIDVTYHREEYEYKELDNGLLQKKIVKKRPGTVGICAAIQNKYNVDAIPHILCGGFTKEDTENLLIDLDFLGIDNVVALRGDAVKSEIYFKPEKEGNKYAGELVTQISNLNNGFYLDSDLQNSTKTNFCIGVAGYPEKHMEAPSMDSDIHFLKQKIKNGADYIITQMFFDNQKFFDYVAKCRAAGITVPIIPGLKPIVTKRQLNLIPHRFKVDLPDDLINEIIKAKDNDGVRDIGIEWCISQSKELLKAGIPVLHYYSMGKSDNIKTIAKEIF; encoded by the coding sequence ATGAAAGTTACCGAACATATACATAATGCAAATGGGAAATCATTGTTTTCATTTGAAATATTACCACCTTTAAAAGGACAAAATATTCAATCAATTTTTGATGGTATTGATCCTTTAATGGAATTTAATCCTCCGTTTATTGATGTAACATATCATCGTGAAGAATATGAATATAAAGAATTAGATAATGGTCTTTTGCAAAAGAAGATTGTTAAAAAAAGACCAGGAACAGTTGGAATTTGTGCAGCCATTCAAAATAAATATAATGTAGATGCTATTCCTCATATTTTATGCGGTGGCTTTACAAAAGAAGATACAGAAAATCTTTTAATCGATTTAGATTTTTTAGGAATTGATAATGTAGTAGCGCTTCGTGGAGATGCAGTTAAAAGCGAAATTTATTTTAAACCTGAAAAAGAAGGAAATAAATATGCGGGTGAGTTAGTAACTCAAATTTCAAACTTAAATAATGGGTTTTATTTGGATTCCGATTTACAAAACTCAACTAAAACTAATTTTTGTATTGGAGTAGCAGGATATCCAGAGAAACACATGGAAGCGCCAAGTATGGATAGTGATATTCATTTCTTAAAACAAAAAATAAAAAATGGAGCGGATTATATTATTACTCAAATGTTCTTTGATAATCAAAAATTCTTTGATTATGTAGCCAAATGTCGTGCTGCTGGAATTACAGTTCCTATTATTCCAGGATTAAAACCTATTGTTACAAAAAGACAATTAAATCTAATTCCTCATAGGTTTAAAGTGGATTTACCAGATGATTTAATAAATGAAATCATAAAAGCAAAGGATAATGATGGTGTTAGAGATATAGGGATTGAATGGTGTATTTCTCAAAGCAAAGAGTTGCTAAAAGCAGGAATTCCTGTGTTGCATTATTATTCTATGGGTAAATCAGACAACATAAAAACTATCGCTAAAGAAATTTTTTAA
- a CDS encoding pyridoxal phosphate-dependent aminotransferase — protein MITTANRLNTAQEYYFSKKLKEVRQLIADGKPIINMGIGSPDLLPSPKVIEAIQKAMFDEKAHEYQSYQGLPELRKEMANFYQSHFKIGLDFNSEILPLIGSKEGIMHISMAFLNEGDEVLIPNPGYPTYAAVTELVQAKTVYYDLKDKTNWQPDFEKLEQQDLSKVKLMWVSYPHMPTGVNGSLELFEKLIAFGKKHKILIVNDNPYSFVLNENPTSILQVKDAKDIAIELNSLSKTYNISGWRVGMVLGNPNFIEAILKVKSNMDSGMFYGIQKGAIEALKLDKTWFETQNKVYKKRKDLVIQLAEKLGCEVVKNSVGLFVWAKLPSRIKSSEIFIDKILMEKNIFITPGTIFGSNGNGYIRFSLCVTEDKIKEAIARF, from the coding sequence ATGATAACAACAGCCAACAGACTCAATACGGCACAAGAATACTACTTTTCTAAAAAACTGAAAGAAGTTCGTCAACTAATAGCTGATGGAAAACCAATCATCAATATGGGAATAGGAAGTCCAGATTTGTTGCCTTCACCAAAAGTGATTGAAGCCATTCAAAAAGCCATGTTTGATGAAAAAGCACATGAATACCAAAGTTATCAAGGATTACCAGAATTAAGAAAAGAAATGGCAAACTTTTATCAATCACATTTTAAGATTGGTTTGGATTTTAATTCAGAAATTTTGCCATTAATCGGTTCAAAGGAAGGAATTATGCATATTTCAATGGCTTTTTTAAATGAAGGAGATGAAGTTTTAATTCCTAATCCAGGATACCCAACTTATGCAGCTGTTACGGAATTAGTTCAAGCCAAAACGGTTTATTACGATTTAAAGGATAAAACCAATTGGCAACCAGATTTCGAAAAGTTAGAACAACAAGACTTATCTAAAGTTAAACTAATGTGGGTGAGTTATCCACATATGCCAACAGGAGTTAACGGTTCATTAGAATTATTTGAAAAACTAATTGCTTTTGGAAAAAAACATAAAATTTTAATTGTAAATGACAATCCATATAGTTTTGTTTTAAATGAAAACCCAACATCAATCCTTCAAGTTAAAGATGCTAAAGACATTGCAATAGAACTAAATTCCTTAAGTAAAACTTATAATATATCAGGTTGGAGAGTTGGAATGGTTTTAGGAAATCCAAATTTTATAGAAGCAATTCTAAAAGTAAAAAGCAACATGGATTCTGGAATGTTTTATGGCATTCAAAAAGGAGCAATTGAAGCTTTAAAATTAGACAAGACGTGGTTTGAAACCCAAAATAAAGTGTACAAAAAGCGTAAAGATTTAGTAATTCAATTAGCTGAAAAATTAGGATGCGAAGTGGTTAAAAATTCCGTTGGATTATTCGTTTGGGCAAAATTACCAAGTCGTATAAAGTCTTCAGAAATATTTATTGATAAAATATTAATGGAAAAAAACATTTTCATAACACCAGGAACAATTTTCGGAAGTAACGGAAATGGATATATTCGTTTTTCATTATGTGTCACAGAAGATAAAATAAAGGAAGCAATTGCGAGATTTTAA
- a CDS encoding prephenate dehydratase encodes MKLKVAIQGIQGSFHHQVAHQYFGSSISLNECSSFNEVVKSLKSNTSDKAVMALENSIAGSILPNYALIDNNNLHIIGEFLLDIHMNLMVLPGQNIYDIKEVHSHPIALLQCANFFNEYPHIKLVESSDTAITAQRIQEQQLKGIGALASPVAASIYSLEIIASGVHTIKSNKTRFVILKSTNKEISKELITKASIKFELDDTSGALATVLNVLNNCKLNLTKIQSMPVIETPFKYAFFVDLVFEKYKHFEKAKSLLEIMTTHFKVLGEYKNAKL; translated from the coding sequence ATGAAACTAAAAGTAGCAATACAGGGAATTCAGGGATCATTTCATCATCAAGTAGCACATCAATACTTTGGTAGCTCTATTTCGTTAAATGAATGTTCCTCTTTTAATGAGGTAGTTAAAAGTCTGAAATCTAATACTTCAGATAAGGCGGTAATGGCATTGGAGAATTCTATTGCTGGATCAATATTACCTAATTATGCATTGATTGATAATAATAATTTACATATTATAGGTGAGTTTTTATTAGATATTCATATGAATCTAATGGTTCTACCAGGGCAAAATATTTATGATATTAAGGAAGTGCATTCACATCCTATTGCCTTATTGCAATGCGCAAATTTCTTCAATGAATATCCGCATATTAAATTAGTTGAAAGTTCAGATACAGCAATTACAGCGCAAAGAATACAAGAACAACAATTAAAAGGAATTGGTGCGTTAGCTAGTCCAGTAGCAGCTTCTATTTATAGTTTGGAAATAATAGCTTCGGGTGTTCATACTATTAAAAGTAATAAAACAAGATTCGTAATATTAAAATCTACAAACAAAGAAATTTCAAAAGAATTAATAACAAAAGCGTCTATAAAATTTGAGTTAGATGACACGTCAGGTGCTTTGGCTACAGTTTTGAATGTTTTGAATAATTGTAAGTTGAATTTGACTAAAATTCAATCAATGCCTGTAATCGAGACTCCTTTTAAATATGCTTTTTTCGTTGATTTAGTATTTGAAAAATATAAACATTTTGAGAAAGCGAAGAGCTTGTTAGAGATTATGACAACTCATTTTAAAGTTTTGGGTGAATACAAAAATGCCAAATTATGA
- a CDS encoding trans-sulfuration enzyme family protein, with protein MENTEFGFETQAIRTQLNRSQYLEHSVPLYLTSSFVFEDAEDMRASFTEEKVRNIYSRFSNPNTTEFVEKICQMEGADDGCAFATGMAAVYSTFAALLNAGDHIVSVGSVFGSTHTLFTKYFPKWNITTSYFDINKPETIESYIQPNTKILFAESPTNPAVDIIDLELLGKIAKKHNLILIIDNCFATPYLQNPIKFGADLVVHSATKLIDGQGRVLGGVVVGNKQLVREIYLFSRNTGPAMSPFNAWVLSKSLETLAIRVEKHCENALKVAQFLETHPGVKQVKYPFLKSHPQYEVAKKQMKLGGNIVAFEIEGGIEKGRQFLDKIKFCSLSANLGDTRTIVTHPASTTHSKLSLEERLAVSITDGLVRVSVGLETIEDVIKDLRQALD; from the coding sequence ATGGAAAATACAGAATTTGGTTTTGAAACCCAAGCTATTCGCACTCAACTAAATCGTTCGCAATATTTAGAACATTCAGTGCCTTTATATTTAACATCTAGCTTCGTTTTTGAAGATGCAGAAGATATGAGGGCTTCTTTTACAGAAGAAAAAGTAAGAAATATCTATAGTAGATTCTCAAACCCAAATACAACAGAGTTTGTAGAAAAAATATGTCAAATGGAAGGAGCAGATGACGGATGTGCATTTGCAACAGGAATGGCAGCCGTTTATAGTACGTTTGCAGCATTGTTAAACGCAGGAGATCATATAGTGTCAGTAGGAAGTGTTTTTGGATCAACGCATACATTGTTTACTAAGTATTTTCCAAAATGGAATATTACAACAAGTTATTTTGATATCAATAAACCAGAAACAATAGAAAGCTATATTCAACCTAATACAAAAATTCTATTTGCAGAATCGCCTACAAACCCAGCCGTTGATATTATTGATTTAGAACTTCTGGGTAAGATTGCTAAAAAGCATAATTTAATTTTAATTATAGATAATTGTTTTGCAACACCATATCTTCAAAACCCTATAAAATTTGGAGCAGATTTAGTAGTTCATTCAGCAACAAAATTAATAGACGGACAAGGAAGAGTATTGGGTGGTGTAGTAGTAGGAAACAAACAATTAGTAAGAGAGATTTATTTGTTTTCTAGAAATACAGGACCAGCAATGTCACCATTTAATGCATGGGTATTGTCAAAAAGTTTAGAAACACTTGCAATAAGAGTAGAAAAACATTGTGAAAATGCTTTAAAAGTGGCTCAATTTTTAGAAACCCATCCAGGTGTTAAACAAGTAAAGTATCCATTTTTAAAATCACATCCTCAATATGAAGTTGCTAAAAAGCAAATGAAATTAGGAGGAAATATAGTAGCATTTGAAATAGAAGGAGGAATAGAAAAAGGAAGGCAATTCCTAGATAAAATTAAATTCTGCTCTTTATCAGCAAATTTAGGAGATACAAGAACAATTGTTACACATCCAGCATCAACAACACATAGTAAATTATCTTTAGAAGAAAGATTAGCAGTAAGTATAACAGATGGATTAGTACGTGTTTCTGTTGGTTTGGAAACAATTGAAGATGTAATTAAAGATCTAAGACAAGCTCTTGATTAA